GAAAGCATGGTGCAGCTCGTGGTCGAATCAAACTGGCACGGCATGATCGCCACCAACACCACCATTGATCGCACCGGGGACAATGCCGGATACGAATTTCCCGGAGGACTCAGCGGTGCGCCGGTTCGGGAGCGCTCCACTGAGGTGATTCGCAAGATCCACCAGCTGACGAATGGAAAACTACCCATCATCGGGGTGGGTGGAATTGAAACGGGTGCTCATGCACAGGAAAAACTGGATGCTGGGGCGAGCCTGATTCAGGTTTACAGTGGATTCATTTATCAGGGACCTTGCATGATCAAGCGCATGCTCGCGCAGATGCGCAGCTGACTGCAGCTTTCGCTTCGCCGCTCAACTGCAATCCCTGAGATCGTCATCGAAAGAACACCCACTCATGCAAAGCAGGTGGGCCCTGCCGGGCGCACAAATTGAAAAAGGCGACCTCTGAAGAGATCGCCTTTTGAAAGGAAGGGTATCGACTACCCTGCGGTAGAACGCGGACTTATTTTCGATCCACCCAGCGCTTGATCTGTTTGATCTCCCACTTGGCTTTGGATCCTCCGATTTCGAGTTCCACCTTATCCCCCGCCCGGCTTCCAATCAGATTTTGTGCCAGCGGAGTCTTGTAGGAAATAATGTTGGACTCTGGATCACTGTCCCAGGCGCCCAGAATCGAATAGGTCTGCGTTTGCTTGCCGGAAGCCAGCACCACCACAGAACCCACCGAAATCTCATCCTCTGTGGCATCGGAGAAATCCGTCACCCGAACACGTGCAAAATCCGCTTCCAGCTGCGCCTTGCGTGCCATGAGTGTTGTCTGATCCTCACGCGCCATCTTGTATTCCGCATTTTCACGAAGATCTCCGTGCTCGCGTGCCACTTCAATAGCCTTTTTGTTCTCGGGAATCTTTCGCGTGATCAGATCCTCATACTCGTTCTTCTTCTCGTCGAGACTCTCCTGTGAAACCAGAAGACTCGCATCTTTGTTGTCGGAACTGCTCGACTCACGGTCAGCAACCAGCCCCTGAATGGACGGGAAGACACGAATGAAGCGAACCAACAGCGATTTTTTGGTCAGGTCTTCAAAGCCCTGGTTGAGCATCAAAGTCTGCGCCAGGTCCCGCGCGGTTTCCTCAGTCGCATCGGAAAGGATCTCCGGAACCAGCGTCTCATCATCGATCACCGCATCTGCGAGAGGAATGCGACGAGTGCTGGCATTCTGCAGCGATTCAAAATCAATCGCAAAAAAGATAGCCTTGAGAAAGCGGGGATTCACAAACGGCTGAATCATTCCACCATACTTACGACTGGTGCGGTTCTTGAGCATCCACAACAGGATGGGGCCGCGAATCGTCTGATCGTTGAGCCATCGGTCAAGCGACTTTGCGAGCAGATCCTGTTTTTTGCGGTCCACAAGGAACTGCGTGCATTCATTTGTGAACTTGCCCTCACTGTGCCGCACGAGCGTGATCACGATGTCTTCCCACTTGTCAGGGTAAACGCGGGTGAGCAGGTCGAGAAAGCGCTGGTAATAGGCAGCTGGCAATTCCTGGGCGAGCTTGATCAGGTCCTCCTCGCTCTCCAAGATAATGGAGGCAGAGGTGGGAAGCAGGCTTTCGACATCGGTATGGGTGTCGCGGGCCAAATCGTTGCGCACCCAGACTCCATGCAATCGCTCGGCCTGAGAAAGAATGCGAGTCTCAATGATCGCATCGGTAAGCGTCTTCAATACATCCGGAAGGTATTTTTTCAGTTCCGACTTGTCATTGGAAAGTGCAAAAAGGCGCTCGGCCAAAAGGATCTTCTGCTTGCTCTGCTGGGTCGCATAAAAATCCTCCATGATTTCCTCCTCGGGCGTCACTGGCTCTTCCCGAAGTTCGTAAGGGTCCGTCTTTTTCGACGGAACGGCAATCCTCGGATCCTTGACCAGCGCTTTCTTGGTCGCCGTCCACCACTTCCGGGCCTTGGCGGTGTCCATGAGAAATCCGAGCTGACGTTCAATTTCTATCGACGAAACGGTACGGTTGGGAGATTGGGAAAGGATGCGGATGATCAGCTCAACAGGCTTGCGTTTGATCAGCTCCTGAATCGCATCAGGATCCGTTCTGGACTCAACCAGAATGTGGTTTTCCGGGAGAATCTCAAGCTTCCCAACACAGAATGCGGGATCCATGGAATGGCCTTTCTTTCCCTCTTCAAAATCGAGAATCAACCGCTTCTCAGTCGCATCATAATCGACGATCTTTCCAAATCCCCAACTTCGGTGGACACAATAGGTTCCCGGCTGCATCAATGCCAGTTCTTCCCGAGCGTTCTTAAGCTTAGGATTCCCGGCAATTAACTCCTCAATTTCCTCAACATTCATAAATGGTTACCAATAGTCTGCTTGCAGATTCCAAGCGCATTATTCAATACTTTTCCCCGCAACTGCAACTTCTTTTCTGGAAGCGTTCCTGACTGGTGTTCGTCACTGGCACACTCCTGGACCTTTCAACACCAATCACACGACAACTTGAAAACCCCACCGAGCAACCTGTCACACTGGAATGGACTCCTCGATTCCATCAGCGCATTCCTGCGTGACCCGCAGGCCCTGCGATTGGACCGGATCAGCTGGTCAGGTGAAGGAGTCGAACAGCGTTCTGCCTATCACTCGCTGCTGCAAATTGTGCGAAATCGAACGCTCATCGAACATTTGATCCGCGAGCACTCCCGTCGCATGCCCAAGGCCCGTCTGCATGCCCTGCTCGCACTGGCGATCATACAATTTCTCGAATCCGATGATACGGAGGCCACCCGCGCCAAGGTCGTGCACCACAGTGTGCGGCTCACCCGCGAACTCTGCTCTCAGCCCGAAAGCCGATTTGTCAATGCCGTCGCCCGCGCGATCAGTGAGCATCTGTCGCAAACGCTACAGCTGTTGGATGCGCCCGAACACTGGCATGTGCGCTACAGTCATCCCCGCTGGCTTGTCGAACGCTGGATATCACAATTCGGCAACAAAACCACCCGGCTGCTGCTGCAATGGAACCAGTCCATTCCACACACCTATGTGCATGATCTGCGCAGGATATGCCAGACAGAGCAATCCCTCCGGAATCCCGAAGAACTCCCAAAGCTGACAGCAACGCCATGGTCGGATTTCCATGTGTTGGAAAAAGCGGGACGGGCCAACATCGAATCCCTCCTGAAGTGGCCCTTCTACATCCAGGATCCTTCAACCCGTATCGCTCCATCCCTCTTCGAACCTCCCTCAAATCGTGCATCGATCCTCGACACCTGTGCAGCTCCGGGAGGAAAAAGCCTCCACCTGTTGAAACGACTCGCCGATAATGGCCATGCATGGCAGCGCTGGATTGCGACAGATTCCTCCCCCGAACGCTTGAGAGTGATGGAAAACAATCTCGAACGCCTCGGAGTCAAGGGTATTGAAACCTCCTGTGTGGATTGGCTGAAGCCACTGCCCGAATCCCTGGCATCACTCCGCTTTGACTGGGTCCTGCTCGACGCCCCGTGCTCCAGCGTGGGGGTGATTCAGCGTCACCCCGAAATTCGCTGGAGGCTGCATGCCGACGATTATCAGCGACTGCCTGTCCAACAGCTTGCCCTGCTTGAGCAATGCAGCCGCCTGGTTCGGAAGGACGGTCAACTCGTCTACAGCACCTGTAGTTTTGATCCCGATGAGAATGAGCGAGTCATCGAAGCGTTTCAACAAACGGCGCAGGGGCGTCATTTTGAGGTGAGGACTGGCCGTTCCCTGTTGCCACATCTGGAAGGACATGACGGTGTTGGGGCTTTTCTCCTGCGCCGAAAGGCAGACGCGCTAAGTCCCAGTGGTGAATGATTGGAAAAACTGCAAATCCGGCAGTCAACAAACCGTATTCGGGCTTGAGTTCTCAAAAGGGTGTGGAAGATTGGTCACATGACCAAACGGATCTTCAAATTCCTGCTCCAAAATACGTTGATCGCCCTCGTCTCCACGGCTTTCATGTTTTTCCTCCTCATTGCCCTGATCGCCGGCCTTGTGAGTTCGTTCGCAGAGAAACAACCCTCCTTCCCCAAAGAGGCAGCGCTCACCTTCGATTTGGGAATGAACCTCGTCGACACGCCCCCCACTCCAACGCTCGAGTCCCTTTTGATGGACGCGATTGGCGAGGGAACTCCTCCGGTCTACCATGTTCGCGACATGATCGAAACCCTCGAACGCGCAGGACAGGACCGCCGCGTCAAGGCTCTCTTTCTGCATGGGTCACTGCAATCGCTCAACTACGCCTCATCATTCCCGGCATTGAGCGAACTGCGCGAGGCCATCATTGAATTCAAAGCCAGCGGAAAACCAGTCATCGCCTACAGCGTTTACCCCTCCACCCGCGACCTTTATGTGATGAGCGTAGCAGACGAGTTCTACCTCAACCAATCAGGCGCCATCATGCTGCCCGGCCTTTACAGTGAACCCATGTTTTTCAAGGACGCGCTCGACAAATTTGGCATTGGTGTGCAGGCGATTCGAGTGGGTGCCTACAAATCAGCTGTCGAACCCTACACCCGTACCAACCTGAGCGATGAAGCACGAGCCGCATCCACCCTTCTGTTGAACGAGCTGTGGCAGGAGATTCTGAGCGACATTGCAGAGGCACGGGAAATGGACCTGCAAGCAGCAAACCAATTGCTCGACAGTCAGGCGATTCTCTATGCTCAAGAGGCAGTAGAAGCCGGATTTGTCACGCGCATTGCAAGCCATGTTGAGGTGCGCAACCGCATGTCGGAACTGGTTGGCAAGGAGACGCATGGAGATACCTTTCAGCAAATCGGGCTAGCCGAATACGTTCTGGAGAAAGACCAGTTTGGGAGGAAACCCAGCGGAGAAGGAATCGCCGTGGTCTATGCTGAGGGAGCCATTGTCGGCGGCGAGGGAGAGGAATATGAAGCCGGCTCCGAGCGCATCGTTCGCAACCTGCGCAATGCACGACAGGACAGCTCCACCCGCGCCATAGTCTTTCGGGTCAACAGTCCCGGAGGTGGAGCGACCGCTTCCCAGATCATTCAGGATGAATTGCTCGCCATCAAGGAGCAGGGCATTCCGCTCGTGGTTTCCATGGGGGGGTATGCAGCGTCCGGTGGCTATTTGATTTCCCAATCCGCCGACTACATCATTGCACATCCACATACCGTCACTGGCTCCATCGGGATTTTCGGTCTGTTGATGAACATCGGCGAGGGTGCTGGCATGCTCGGAATCACATTTGATGAAATCAAAACCACGCAGAACTCCGACCTTCTCAGTATTTCGAAACCCAAGTCTGAAGCACAGTTGGCCATGATCCAGACCTACCTTCAGGAATTTTACGACGAGTGGACTACCAGTGTCGCTTTCCACCGTGAACAAGAGGTTGACGCCATCCGCTCAGTAGCAGGGGGCCGAGTATGGTCGGGAGAACAAGCCGTGGAACTCGGACTCGTGGATGCCCTTGGAGGCCTGCAAGACGCGATTGCTCATGCTGCCGAGATGGCTGAACTCGGAGAGGGATTTGCGGTCTATGACTATCCTCGCAAGCTGTCACCAGACGAAGCGCTGTCACATGCTCTAGGACTGCAAAGAGCACTTGCATCTGCTGCAAACCGATCCCGTTCCCCATCGGTTTCCGAGATTCAGAACTGGCTGCAGGAAGTTGAACAACACCTTTCCCTGCTCAGCGATCCGGGCGGCGCATATGCCTACCTTCCCTTGCGCTACCGCTGAGTGGAGCATAACCGCAGCCACTCCGCAGGCGCATCTGCAACCTCAAATCCCAATCGCCGAAAACAGCAACGTCTCGCTCAACACCTGTGCATGGGGTTCGAGCATACGGCGATTCTGCGGGTGAACTGTAACTGGCTCGACCGGTTCGGACTCGGTGACTTCACCTTCACCCTGCATGGACTCAATCAATTCACCTATGTCGAGGCGCTGGCTTGAAATTCCGAGTGAAGCCAAGGCCTGGCGCTGCATCCAGCGATACTCCGACATCGACAACCCCTCGCGGTTGATGGCTTCAATCTGCACGCGCTTTGCCTCGCTGAGGGGCTTCACAAGCTTCCCAGAAACGCTGATCAATTTTCGAACCTTTGCAAAATCACTCATTTGCTCAAGCTCCCCGACCAGCGTCTTCTGCGTCTGGAGAATTTCTTCAAAGTCCGGCC
This Puniceicoccaceae bacterium DNA region includes the following protein-coding sequences:
- a CDS encoding GreA/GreB family elongation factor, whose amino-acid sequence is MNVEEIEELIAGNPKLKNAREELALMQPGTYCVHRSWGFGKIVDYDATEKRLILDFEEGKKGHSMDPAFCVGKLEILPENHILVESRTDPDAIQELIKRKPVELIIRILSQSPNRTVSSIEIERQLGFLMDTAKARKWWTATKKALVKDPRIAVPSKKTDPYELREEPVTPEEEIMEDFYATQQSKQKILLAERLFALSNDKSELKKYLPDVLKTLTDAIIETRILSQAERLHGVWVRNDLARDTHTDVESLLPTSASIILESEEDLIKLAQELPAAYYQRFLDLLTRVYPDKWEDIVITLVRHSEGKFTNECTQFLVDRKKQDLLAKSLDRWLNDQTIRGPILLWMLKNRTSRKYGGMIQPFVNPRFLKAIFFAIDFESLQNASTRRIPLADAVIDDETLVPEILSDATEETARDLAQTLMLNQGFEDLTKKSLLVRFIRVFPSIQGLVADRESSSSDNKDASLLVSQESLDEKKNEYEDLITRKIPENKKAIEVAREHGDLRENAEYKMAREDQTTLMARKAQLEADFARVRVTDFSDATEDEISVGSVVVLASGKQTQTYSILGAWDSDPESNIISYKTPLAQNLIGSRAGDKVELEIGGSKAKWEIKQIKRWVDRK
- a CDS encoding RsmB/NOP family class I SAM-dependent RNA methyltransferase codes for the protein MKTPPSNLSHWNGLLDSISAFLRDPQALRLDRISWSGEGVEQRSAYHSLLQIVRNRTLIEHLIREHSRRMPKARLHALLALAIIQFLESDDTEATRAKVVHHSVRLTRELCSQPESRFVNAVARAISEHLSQTLQLLDAPEHWHVRYSHPRWLVERWISQFGNKTTRLLLQWNQSIPHTYVHDLRRICQTEQSLRNPEELPKLTATPWSDFHVLEKAGRANIESLLKWPFYIQDPSTRIAPSLFEPPSNRASILDTCAAPGGKSLHLLKRLADNGHAWQRWIATDSSPERLRVMENNLERLGVKGIETSCVDWLKPLPESLASLRFDWVLLDAPCSSVGVIQRHPEIRWRLHADDYQRLPVQQLALLEQCSRLVRKDGQLVYSTCSFDPDENERVIEAFQQTAQGRHFEVRTGRSLLPHLEGHDGVGAFLLRRKADALSPSGE
- the sppA gene encoding signal peptide peptidase SppA translates to MTKRIFKFLLQNTLIALVSTAFMFFLLIALIAGLVSSFAEKQPSFPKEAALTFDLGMNLVDTPPTPTLESLLMDAIGEGTPPVYHVRDMIETLERAGQDRRVKALFLHGSLQSLNYASSFPALSELREAIIEFKASGKPVIAYSVYPSTRDLYVMSVADEFYLNQSGAIMLPGLYSEPMFFKDALDKFGIGVQAIRVGAYKSAVEPYTRTNLSDEARAASTLLLNELWQEILSDIAEAREMDLQAANQLLDSQAILYAQEAVEAGFVTRIASHVEVRNRMSELVGKETHGDTFQQIGLAEYVLEKDQFGRKPSGEGIAVVYAEGAIVGGEGEEYEAGSERIVRNLRNARQDSSTRAIVFRVNSPGGGATASQIIQDELLAIKEQGIPLVVSMGGYAASGGYLISQSADYIIAHPHTVTGSIGIFGLLMNIGEGAGMLGITFDEIKTTQNSDLLSISKPKSEAQLAMIQTYLQEFYDEWTTSVAFHREQEVDAIRSVAGGRVWSGEQAVELGLVDALGGLQDAIAHAAEMAELGEGFAVYDYPRKLSPDEALSHALGLQRALASAANRSRSPSVSEIQNWLQEVEQHLSLLSDPGGAYAYLPLRYR